The genomic DNA cacatttgtcgctACGGGGAAGAAGGGTGCTATGCATGACACTGCTGTTTTGAGGGAGGCTTTAAACCAAGCTGAGCATTTCCCTCACCCACCCCAAGGTGATCTTATGTTGTTTGTAAGTTTTATAGTATGCAACATATGGGAGTGCCAATCTAAATTGCTATTTGTATAACAATGTTGATATGTAGGAAAGTACTATTTGGTGGATTCTGGTTACCCACTGCGTGAGGGTTATATGGCGCCATATCGCAAGGGCAGGTACCATTTATCGGAGTTTAATGCCAAAGGTCCTGAGAATTTGAATGAAATTTTTAACTACCATCATTCGTGCCTTCGGAATGTTGTGAAACGATCTTTTGGAGTGCTAAAGAATAAGTGGCAGATTCTAAGAGGTATACCGTTATATAATATGGAGAAGCAATCAAAGATTATTGTTGCATGCTTTGCGCTACACAATTTTGCATTGGACAACAACGAACCGGGAATGGTTGGTGCTGACATGTTTGCTCATGGGACCTATCTTAGTAGGACAAGTGATGAAAATGATCCTGCATCAGATTGGTTTGCTGCTACTGCCAACGATGATATTAGTAAAGTTCGTGATTGGATTGCAGCGGGACTTTATGGGTTGACATGACGGAgatattttctccatttgctAATTTGTTGTTATGAATATAACCTATCAATTTCTTTctaatttgttgttgttgtgactTGAGAAAGCACTGATCAACTATTGTAGGGCTGAAATGTTCTAATTGTATGCCCTGTGTACTCTTGAGTTCAATATGCATGTCATTTATTTTGTGCTAGACTAGACTGTTATCAGGGTGCCCAGGTCCTGGAAACTAAAATGAGGTGTTTGAGAGTTATGGATAGCGCTTCTGGTGATTTGGTTAATATCACTGTCTGCATATGTTTGGTTATGCTTGTATCATATATTTAGTCAATATCTTGGGCCTATTTCTCTGTTTGTCTGCTTGCTTATGCTCTAggaattacttttttttttgtgtgtgtgggggggggggatgtAGTTTTCATTACATTTGCTCCGTGCATTTTAAGGGGTGTCTCAAGAATGCAGCAAAGGTAACTCCCTGTGGTTTATAGCAAGCTTGTTTCACATCTGTATGGAATGTCACTGTCACTTGCTGTAGTGAATAGCGAGCTCGAGATCTGCCGCTGCCCTGAAGCACGCCGTGCTGCGAAAACTTGTATCTGTGCTAATGTCTAAGTGATTTCgacattttattttctttcctcGTTCTAAATACTGAAGAAGTGTTTGCTGTGGTCCAATATTCATTTGTTTGTTATGGAGATATTACATACACAATACCACTGTCCACTGACTAGATGTTCCTGTTCTGCCATTTACTATTTTTAGTCAAGCATGTTTAGTACTGTCAAGGTTAGCAATGTGTCCCTGAAAGCAGTACAGCGTGATATAATggaattcttttctttttctggtgACATTGTGCATGTTGAAATGCAGAGGTTAGTACCATGTCCATGATGCCTATTTTCATGATGTGCTATGAGTTGTACTAACCATTTAGTGCTATGCAGTGGCGATGAGCTGTCTCAAGTTGCCTACATTACTTTTAAAGACAATCAAGGAGCTGAGACGGCAATACTTGTTACggtatttcttttttctgaaggaGCTGAAAAAAATGTGTCTTTTAGATGAATTAATGATTCACTGGTCACATTATCATGAAATATGGTATGCATTTGTGATATTATTTTAATAGGTTAGTCATCTGAATATTATCAATGTGGTTCTGTACTGTAATTTGTTGCAATTATATTCTGAAGCCCCAATCAAAAAATATTTGTACTTGCTCTTTCAATGATTGTTTAAAGTGACCTTTGTTTGCTCATTCAATTTTTCCTTTTATATAATCCAGTTCCAACTGACTTTGCAACATGTTTGTACCGTGACCTCTAGCTCTAGCTTGAAAACCAAGATGTCTTGGGATGGCAATGAAAAAATAGTTTACAAATATATACCACTTAAATTGTAGCATATTCTAATGTGAACTTTTATTGCTGTTGCAGGGGGCCACGATAGTTGATATGGCTGTCATTGTCACGCCTGCCACTGATTATGAGCTAGCAGCTTATGTTTTAGCTGATCTAGAGGTATAACTGGAGCCATACTATTTACTGCACGTGCATGATATAGCTGTTGTGCAGGTTCATAACATTGCTTTTCACCCCCAGCCCAAAGACACAAAACCTTCTGCCCTCCAAAAGGCCGAGGACATTGCTGGGACCATGCTGGCGAAAGGATTTATCCTTGGTAGGGATGCACTGGACAAAGCAAAAGCTCTGGATGAGAAGCATCAGCTTACATCAACTGCTACTGCTAGAGCATCTTCCTTCGACAAGAGAATTGGTCTAAGTGAGAAGATCAATGTTGGTACTTCAGCTGTCAATGATAAAGTGAAGGAAATGGATCAGAAGTACCAAGTCTCTGAGAAGACAAAGTCAGCACTGGCAGCTGCTGAACAGAGCGTCTCGACTGTTGGATCCGCCATCATGAAGAACAGATATGTCCTCACCGGGGCACCATGGGTAACTGGTGCCTTCAGCAAGGTGACCAGTGCAGCCAACGATGTTGGTGCAAAGGCTAAGGAGAAAATAGCAGCTGAGCAGGAGCACAAGAATGTTGAGGGTGGGTCTGCAGCACAACCAGACATCCCAGAAGGCCCAACAACACACAGGGAAGTGGACGGTGAATTTGCAAAGATACATGTGTGTAAATAGACATGATATGGTTATTGAACTCATTTCTAGTGTTGTGGTTGAAACCTCTTTGAAGGTTTGAAGGTTGAAAGTTATTGGGACCTACAAGAGTTCGCAATTTGTTACTCGACACTTTTATCAATATATCATTATCATCCTGCAGTGGGAACATGAAACATAGTGGTTGTGTTGTTATGCATGACTCTGTTTTCTGATACACTTGTTTTCTATTTGCGAGAATGTACTTGCTAATCATGAGAATGTGGTGCTTTCACGGAGGTTGTATAATGTGCTTCGACGTTCTTCACGGCAGTGTTCGTATTCAAGATCAAAATACAAAATTGGACTTGGACTGAAGGGAAAAAACTGAAAGACAAATATAAGAAAAAATTTTATTGGTGCGTCACTTGTTCAGTTCTTCACAGGATCAGAGTTTCTGGCTCCCGGCCTTGTTTCCAAAACTTGACTTGATCGCTGGGTACAAAAGTAGCTGCCTGCAGCCGCTGCTGCCTAGCTGATGCGCCACTGCCTAGCTTATGCGCTGCTGTAGCAGCTGCATGGCCGGCTGATCAGCTGTGCTGCTTAACAGCAACAGCCAGCACAACCGAACGGCCCCATTGCTATTCACGAGTTAtcttatttttataatatttaactAGTAGCTAAGCACAATTACTACTGTTGATTGTCATAGTCCTGCCACCACATTTGCTCACTCTCGAGCAACCGCCCACGTGAGctgcatcaaggagcgtttTGTAAGTGCTTTAATGGGTGGCATCACTTCACCGTGGAGAATATGGACCATCTCTTTTGACATCGCTCAAATTCTCAATTATTCGCACATTAAGTTCGACTGCTATAGAAAATCCTTCGGTTCCTATTTTTTATCTATGAAAAGATCCttaaactaaaaaaaattattcttTGGATTAGTTTAATTGCTATTTAATTCTCTTCTTATTCATTTGTATAATTAGTCAAATTTACTTCACAGTTTAAATTGTTTTGGGCTAAACAACGAAGCACATCTAAGAGGCCAAAACACGAAGCACATCAAAGAGGCGATCGTGCCAAGCACCATCCCAACCTctctcttgatttttttttccgtgCTCCTACATCATTCAAATAGGCAAATGGTAGCTGCAGAGCACCCACGCCAAGCATTGCCTCCATCTGCATCTCTCTCACATTCCCTCTCTCAATTACTCATCTCCAGGTCTTCTTGTCGGTTGCTAGTGCAACATGTCCATGCAAGGGCCTTGAGGGCGAGCTCAAGCATAACCTGCAGCCTCACGAGCTGCTCTCGTAcagcatgttcgcttcagcttatcagccagtttatcagccaccgaacagtatttttctttcacaacaaatcagccgtttcagcttttcagccggcttataagtccagccgaacaggctcaTACTCGTTTTCCCTCATTGCACCACGTTGAGGATCAATGCGTCATGGACCCATGGCTGAAACAGATGGACACGGAGGGGAGCAGCAATAATAAATCGGCGTGCATGCAAGGCAAGGTGggtgggcggcggagggcggcctCCTATTGTTTCTGTTGCCTTGAGTCCTGGCCAGCCATGACACGAGAGTTCCAACCTTCCAGGAGCTAGTCGAGTCGGACTCAATGGCGGCGTGACTATTAGGCGTGATTGGTCGGAGTAGGGACGGGCAGAGAGGGAGCCATAATTGGAGAAAGAAACGGACGGTTTGCTCGCAGGTGGAAAAAGAAACGGACGTTCGTAAACGGAGTGGATACTGGACCCACCCGTCGATGATGGGAATCACAAAAAATTAAGGATTAGGTCAAGATCAAGTTGGATTAAACAAAAAACAGGGCAGAATAATAACAGGTATCTCACATAGAGCTTTCTTTAATTTGTCCGTTTATAACTCATATAAAATCTTAGCTTGTTTATCATTAAGTTACTTAAAATTGTTCAATCTAACCTGATAAAATTGTCCAATCCACCCCTAGTAAAATAGACTTCTATGTAGGGATGATGGAGCGTGTATACAcgtgtatatatatacttataCTAGCACTCTAATACACGtcttaaataaaaaaaacagtTCTGCTTCGCAACGGACGCGGATGCTATCCTGTCAGTTCAAATTAGAAGCCATTGGGGCTGGGTAGCATTAGAGTCCTGTCAGTTATAACTAGAAACCGATGAGGATAAGTAGCATCCTTGCATGTTCATGACTTCACTAAAGTCTTATATTTACAGCTGGTAGAAATGATAAGAGATGATCTATTCGTACTAGCTCTATTTGTTCCGGCGGGACTGGGTAGGTGGAGGTCATTGTGTTATGTAGTAGTGACATAATATTTTCAATATAATATACATAGTAATAAGCAATAGAACATAAATGACATTTGAATAACTACGTACCGCAAGTTTTATTTTAGATGACTACACTAATCATTTGGACAGGACTATTGCAAGTCTTGAGTGAACTTTTCTACGTTGGACGCGATgtatttctttcttccttgaCGTCAGTTGATGCTCAAGGGTACAACGTATAATCTATCACCCGGGAAGGTAGAGCTAGCCCTAGTTAGAGCAGCGGGAGTGGCCTAAGTTTGGATCATGTACTATCcatgttctattttttttccgtgtttaattttttcctttttcttttaccttttctaCTCCTTTgcatataattttattttatattttttctatttctttctcTATTATTTTCTtcattattttcctttttctatcttttttattttatttgaggtaatcatatttttattatctttcaattttattttattttatttttggtaattgtaaaatttaatttttattatattatattttcaTTTTTGGGTCATTTCcatcttttccttttattttgtataatactaataatttttattttcttttttatttctccttttattttcttcttccttttgttttctttgtatACTCATTTGTTTGCCATGCGTACATATTTATTAacctataaaaataatttatttgtgATATTAAATTATATATTTGAGGTGTTTAATATTTTATTCATAATGTACTATCGTTTGTTTGTTCGTGCAATACAATAACTTGTTCttaatattcatatttttttgtttgtacTGTAAAAATCATTTGTCTTGACGTtcaatgtttttatttttttcgttGTATTATATTTGTTCTTGCATTCAATAATTTGTTAATGTTCAATTTCAACTATTTATCTTGTACAATAAAATGTTTGTGATGCTCAATCTTTTGTTCGTATTTAATATTACTTGTGTGTTATGTCTACTCGTTTGCTCATATAAAACAATGAATTGTGTTCAAGTATTTATTTGTAGTAGTTAAAATATTCCGACTTGATAAAAATATTATTAAAGAAAATCCTATAAACATAGTCAAGTATAGTCTTAGTCAAGTATAGTTTATTTTCACGATCTTCTCATAATATATGAAACATAATGGTGCAATTGAAATTTAACTTGGATGCTTGTTTAAAAATTTGGTTTTTTAGTTTCGAATTTGCATGGGTGTGAATGTCGTGATCAATTTTATTCTTCACTCCTCATTTGACAACACGGAACAACAGTAGCAAAATATGTGGCTGGCCCAGTATCTAGCAGGCCCGGTGCGTACGCTCTAGGCGACAAATTAAGATCTGTCGCGCTGAAGAGACATCTAATCACGCGCCCTGATTGACCTGTGGTGCTGTATCACCATTTTAAACTATTGCACCGATGTTGCACGTTAGCACATTTGCTCCACATATGTCAATCTTTTGTGTACAAACATGAATTAGCTCAATTCATAGCAATATTATCCTAAACGTTAAACATATGGTCACCTACTACTCCGTATTTAGTTAATTATTTTAGGCTAAACAAACCATTTAAATGGATTCAACAGCCATTAAACAGAATAAAATGGCTAATTAAAACACGGCTAGCAAATATGCTAAAGGGCTGTTTAGGCAAACAGTGACTCAAAGTAACACTGCCATTTAAACAAAATGTGCTCTCCGTGTGTCTCTGAAATGGTAAGCCTCAACTTATTCCAGTCTCTTTCCGTGAGCAAGATCTTGGGACTTGGTGTTCCAAGTACACAGCCTTCACATATACACTATACAAGGCTGATTACAATTGTCCCATGCTCAAGCTAACAACTCATCGCTAATAAAACCGAGCCTAACAAAGCAAATCTCAACAACAACTGAACCTGAACCAAACTAACTATGCCGATCAGCGTGCCGTGCCATCCTCCTCCTTAGGTCGTCCTGCCTTTTCCTTTGCGACAGATGACATATATCTATCAAAATGACTCTTTATTTCTTAAACTCCGCAGCAGATGACATGGGTAGAGTTATAGGTTTGCCGAGCGATTCGCATACTCCTCAACCATTGCACTGAAGAGGGAGGGCTGTTCAAGCAACCTAGATGGTGCATCGAATTCTTTTACCAGACCTGAAAATAAAATAGTGTTATTTATTAGAACAAAATTCTGGAAGAAGAAAAACGCTCACATTCATATTACCAGATATCAGAAACAATACGCAACAAAGAGCTCTTGAAACAACACATGCTTTCAATCAATAAGCAGCAAGACGGAAGAGACCTACCTGCATCCAGCACCAAAACCCTATCACAGTCCATGACTGTTGGTATTCTGTGCGCAATGCTAATTATTGTACATGATGAGAACTCTTGTCGTGTGATCTTCTGAATTGTAGCATCAGTTTGTGAATCGACTGAAGCAGTTGCCTCATCCATAAATAAGATTCGAGTCTGCTTCAATATGACACGACCAAGACAAAGGAGCTGTCTTTGGCCTACACTCCAGTTCTCTCCACTATCAGCCACTATGAAgaagcaaaacaaaagaaacGAGTGTGAGATGCAACCTAGGCAGCTATGCAAACAGATATACAGAGAAGCATAAAAATAGCATACCTGGAGCATCAAGTTTTTCCGGTTTTGAAACTACAACATCTTTCAGCTGGCAGCGCTCCAGAGCCTGAAGTTATGTGCCTTAGTGTCAATGGTTAATTAAGACAACTAGCTTATCCTGAAGGAATGAAGGCTAAAATAAACGACAGGTTAGAGACACCATACCTGCCATATCTCTGCATCTGAATACTGCCCAATTGGATCAATGTTGCTTCGAATTGTTCCTTCGAACAGAACCGGCTCCTGGGGAATGATGCCGAAGCGAGATCGCAGATCATGGAGACCCAATGTGCATATGTCTATCCCATCAATGATAATTTTCCCCTCTGCTGGCTCGACGAGCCTGAACAATGCTTGGACCAAAGTTGACTTGCCACTACCAGTCCTTCCTACAACTCCTATCTTTTCTCCACCACTGATCCTTATATTAATTCCTTTCAGAATCAAAGGGGTATTGGGTCGGTACCTAACCTGAAATAACAAGAATGGTGTCTTCAATTTTGTAATTGATCCTTATCTGCAAATGAAGTGTTTCAATGTATTCTCCAATTTATTAAGTGTGAGATAGATAGGAAATTGCTTCAACTTATGTGGAACATAGAGTTCTGTACCgtcaaaaaaacaaaaggataaTATTAGTTTTTATTTTGAATTACAGAAAGGACTAACAGGGAAAAATCTGTAAAATAAGGGTAAATAAGAACCACTAACCTTTAGATTCTTAATATCAATATCTCCATGAGTGGGCCAATTCGGAGAAGGAAGACGATCTTCTACTTTCCATGCTGCCTCAGAAGGAAGATTGCTGAACTGATTTACCCTCTCCACAGCAACCATATCATTTTCCAACGTGCAGCTAATAGATATTGCAAAGTACACCAGAGAATTGAGGGATAGACCATACGAAAGAGACATTCCAACAAATTCTGCAAAAACATAGGCATCAGAGCGCATGGAAATGTCATCATCATAAGTCTACAGAGACTGTTACCagcttataaaaaaaattacaattaGTTGATTACTCGCAGAGAAAAGATCAAATGACACAAAACATAATGCATAAAGCTTCAAACGTTTAGTAACATCCAGCTAGACTAAAAGTGCAAAAGAACATGACTTATCATTTTAAATTCAAAATACAGACAGTACTATTTGAACTTTTACTTCTAAGAATGAAGGGGCAAGCTGCTAAACATATGATGCGGAAACCAATGCCGAATTGTATAAGATTGAATGGCTGTTTCTTTATGCTAGGAAAAAAATACTGAATCTTAAATATATCGATTTATACCTTTTTTGATAAAATTACTGGGCAGGCTAATCATTAGAAATGCAGTTATTGATAATACAAGAGTTCCAATCAGCTCCAGTCGGAACCCAAGCCATTCATTTGCTGCATAGTTGTGGAAGTACATGCGCAAACTTGAATTAATTTTGTCTAAATTCTCCTGGAAAAATTCTTTGTCCTTTTTAAAACATCTTATGGTTGTGGCACCAAGAACAGTCTCCGAGAAGTGATCAATAACTGGTGCCTTTGTTACTCCTTCAAGTCGAGTTAACTCCCGAGAGGTTGCAAGATAGCGATTCTGCAGAAATGGAGAATTTGCAATTTGCATTAAGTATTATAATTTTCTATGAGCAGAACTCAGTGTGGTGCAGAAGATGAATTTTGGCAGTTGCATACCCTGTACCAAATGTTCAATAGTAGAAGAGGAATTACTGCTATAACTGATGGCCAGGCGACCTGACAAGTAACAATTATGGTGCTCAATACTGAAATGTACATTGAAATTGTCAGACCAATGAAAAATGCCAGCACAACATCAATGGCTGTTTGGTCAGACGATGCCTGAAAAGACAAAGTGGATATACCATATCAGTAGATGATAAAAGAATTGTAGTATCACTCTTTCTAGGCCTGAAATTAAAACTTATTCCATAGATGCCAAGAGTACAATCAGTACACAATACAGTTTACAAGACTGTACTATTTAAACTATGCTAGTGAGGTTTAGTTCTGTTTACATCAGAGGGGAATTAAGGTTTCCTGAGGAATTTATAATTGTTTCATAAGTATTAATGAAGTTTGGGGCTTTCAGCCAAATTGCAAAAGAAACCAAAAGATGAGATTTACCCGACTGAGAATCCTTCCTGAAGGAGTTGTATCAAAAAATGACATAGGGGCATGCAGAATGCTGTCGAACATCTTCTTAAAAAATATCTGAGCTGTTTGAAGTCCCAAAATCGTCTCAAGAAGAGTCTTGATTACTTGAAGGACAATCGAAAAAACTGCTATGGCCACATACACTCCAATGAACAAGGATGGGTTAAATGGAATGCTGCCTGATGTTTCGTACGATAGCCAATAGTCACTAGCCATATCAGAACCCTGCCAAACAACTGCGAATGCAACCATTCCCACAACTCCCCACCAGCCCCAAGCCTCTGTCATGTATAGTTTGTACACTTGCCAACTTACTTGACCGCTCTCCCTTTCCTCTTCTTGTATAATCTTAGAAGTGGCGGCTTGTATTTCTGGTGCAACGACCATCTTCTCACCTTTTCCAATGGATCTGGAGCGTAGAGAAGGGATTCTAGCTACTGCAACTGGCTGAGAACGTTCAGAATCCTGCACTTGACGACTTTGCTCCACTAGCTCCATTGAACTGTCATGAGCTGAAACAAGAGCCGCAAAATCTGAGCCTGCTTCTAGTAGTTCATCATACTTTCCTGACTGTGCAATCATACCATCTCTAATGACCTGCATATTTCCACATGGGCAAAAGGATAGAAGAATAAGTCAAGGGCATATTATAAAACCCTAGCATTATGCCATTTCAAGAAAAGAATGACCGATCCAAAAGTCTCTATCACACATAAACAAATGATTATGTGTGACAATTCCTCTGATGGATCTTTAATCTTTAGACCTACAGTTTCAGGTTTATTAAAGAGCAAAGATATGCTATAGTTTTATTGACTCAATCAAATAATAGTTCAATTTTGCTTGCTAActttcaagaaaaaagaaagatttttttCTTGCTAGATACTATAAGAACATGCTGGTAAGTAATTGTATCAGCAGATATCTGAGATAGTGCCTAATGGTCACTACGAAGCCAATACTGCAGATCACAGCCAGTTGTTGGTAAAGCTTACTACACAAAAAGGTTTTCCAAAAGAAAAGCATATCTCCTGACAAATTACTACAATAGTGTAGCATCCAACTTACAAAGATGTTGTCCACATTATGCAAGAAATCCACTTGGTGTGTAACAAGTATGATGGTCTTTCCTTTAAGTGTGCCCCTTAGACACTCCTGTCAAACAAAGGTTGCTGTTGTAATAGTGTGCGTAATTGGTTAAACAATACACAGTTGCAAaaaataaagataaaaataagAAGTATGGTTTCGGTTTGTCCATCATTGGTTATTATCTATCATCAAGTAGCATTCATCCTTCAAAATTCCATTAACAGCTACTTAAAAAATCGTTGTTTCCATTTGGAGCAACATAAAACCATACCTTTATTATTATTTAATTCCTCCAAAATATAAAAATCTttaatatgaattttttttttatgtgtGACTCAGGCAGGGGAGAAAGAATGCTGACTGAAAAATCATCTATATTCATATCAAAGTTTTGGAAGCTAAACCTGCTGAAAATCACTTCTTGACTCTAAAAATGATGATCTTATGAAGCTAAACCTGCTGAAAAATGATTAGATGGACAAGTCATATACTTGGGTTCATTTCCTGTCACTTTCCGTTTACTAGGAATAGAGGGGAAACTTATTTAATAAGGACAGTAACTTCTATCTAATGCATAGTTACTATTTACTAAAATATCTATGATTAATTTAATGCAAAAACTGGTTTTTGTATCACAAAATAAGTATGAGGAAAGCTTCGATAGGATAATACCATTTCTAGttttatactccctctgttccaaattgtaggtcgttttgacttttctaggttcatagatattattatgcacctagacatacactatatctagatgcataataatatctatgaacttaaaaaagctgaaatgacctacaatttggaacggagggagtacaacatTTCTGTACAGGTTGTATTTCACCTAAGCCTGTTGCAAACTACAACCTTTCTTTATCCATCAACAACTTACCAAGCTTGTAGTAACTTAATTTCAGAAAAGATGCTGTAAGGGCATGCGAGCTTGAAAATAATTAAAACGGCAAAAATGGTATACCTTAAAGATATTTGAACCAGTATGTGCATCAACAGCACTGAAGACATCATCAAGAAGATATATATCACAATTTTGATAAACTGCTCTGGCGAGCTGAATACGTTGTTTCTGCCCACCACTGAGATTGATTCCCCGTTCCCCTATTTCAGTCTGGTCCCCAAATTCCATCATTTCCAAATCTTTTTCCAGGCAGCAAGACCGTATAACCTCTGTATATCTTTCAGCATACATCAGTTGTCCAAATAAGATATTCTCTTGAATGGTACCATTTTGGATCCAAGCAGTCTGTGCAACATATGCAGTGCTCCCACATACCCTAACCTATAAAAAATGCAAGGGACTAAGCAAACAGGCACAAGAGTATAGAAACAAAAATAGTGTAGGTATAGGATATGTCATTATCTGAGAAATGTTAAACCTTCTTCAAATGATACTGTATAGATTTCCTAATGCTTGCTAATGAATTTGTATGGCTAACAAACATGTCATTGAGTGTGCCATAAAGATGAAAGCAGCATGCTTACTATCAGGCACACAATGTTCACTTGATCAATAAGGAAGCTTTAAGACAGTAATAGCATTCTAGTCCCAGatataaatttttttataaCACAGTTAAAATTTAAACCTTTACACTACCAAGCATGTAGATTGTGAGAGTAAACCAATGTCTAAGCATTCAGTCAAACATGAAGCAGATATAAGATAATATAGACCATGTCAGGTTGAGAGGGGCATTTCATCACACACATGGTGGTCGTTGTATGGACTCCAAACTGGCATGCCAAAGCAGGGTACCTTATGGGTGGCATTGAGAATTCACTTGCATGATTTGCATCCATTCCAACCAAAACAAGCGGCAAAGCAAATGACTAATTAGTCTAATTAAACAGGCTTCTCTAGCCATGCAAATTACCACTGGTATTGCACTTGTGGTTCCATACTTACTGAGACATGAGCTGAACACATATTGTGTGGAATATAAATTTGTGTAGGGAGAATGATGATTCTGCATGCTGACCACCAATCATGGACTCCTGAAGTGGCCTTAGACTTGACTTAAACCCACCTAGCACTAATTTTGACAGTTCTGTTTGGCGTTTGCTGGTGACGACTTTCAGAGAATGTTGCACAAACCAATGAAGAAATTGCAAGGTATTGCTACTAACAGTGTTTTCTTTGAATCAGAAATATCAAACTCACCGTGCCAGAGATCTTCTCCATCTCCCCCATTATGCAAGAAAGCAGCGATGACTTGCCGGACCCTACTGTCCCAACCACTGCCACAAGCTCGCCCCTCCTTACCTCCATATTGATCCCCTTCAGCACAGTCTCCAACACTGGTATTTCCTCCACATCTTTCTGATCCTCGCCTTCACCACCTTCATCACCGTCCTCACCTTCTTTACTCTGCTTATTTCCCCTCATGTCCCACGCAAAAATCCCGTCACGCACCTCCACGACCAGAGCACCTGTACCAATGCCAGTGCCCTCCACGTGCTCCACTGACGAGTCATCAAGCTCGGCATCAAGCAGGTATCTGTCAAGCCTGCCAACGGACACGGTTGCCTGCGTCACAGCAGCAATAGCCTCGGGGAAACTCTGCATAGGTGCATCGAGCGTTTTGAAGAACGCGGTCGCTGTAAAGACCTTTCCAGCGTCGAGCTCGACGCTGGTCAGCACGCAAGTACCAAACACAAGCACGGTCATGGCAAGCGGACCGCTCCAGATCACGATGGTGTTGGCACACATGAAGTACATGG from Setaria italica strain Yugu1 chromosome VII, Setaria_italica_v2.0, whole genome shotgun sequence includes the following:
- the LOC101768874 gene encoding binding partner of ACD11 1 codes for the protein MAVIVTPATDYELAAYVLADLEPKDTKPSALQKAEDIAGTMLAKGFILGRDALDKAKALDEKHQLTSTATARASSFDKRIGLSEKINVGTSAVNDKVKEMDQKYQVSEKTKSALAAAEQSVSTVGSAIMKNRYVLTGAPWVTGAFSKVTSAANDVGAKAKEKIAAEQEHKNVEGGSAAQPDIPEGPTTHREVDGEFAKIHVCK
- the LOC111257938 gene encoding putative nuclease HARBI1, whose translation is MKGKSSSENSSNTSTSPARLNDEWSTWWDMGATIGVLAAYASSTSSACGVQDGPLHLQELTGRQWVAINLADRAIDGTHIPVSVPEHAHDDFINRKGFTSQNVLAVCDMGMRFTFVATGKKGAMHDTAVLREALNQAEHFPHPPQGKYYLVDSGYPLREGYMAPYRKGRYHLSEFNAKGPENLNEIFNYHHSCLRNVVKRSFGVLKNKWQILRGIPLYNMEKQSKIIVACFALHNFALDNNEPGMVGADMFAHGTYLSRTSDENDPASDWFAATANDDISKVRDWIAAGLYGLT